One Conger conger chromosome 7, fConCon1.1, whole genome shotgun sequence genomic window, TGCTGACCTGGCCCACTCTGGAGATGTGGGTGTTGTTCCACGTGTTGTTGTCCACCAGGATGGTCCGATTGGCCATGGCCGTTATCTGATACCCATAATCCCACCACGACATCACTTTGGCGTCCTGGAAACCacgcggagagagagagtcatttaatcatttcatttattactATACCCGTTTCTTGAGGGGCCTTGACAATTTAGTGGTTATACAAGTTTGAAATATAATCTTCCCTTCACGACCAATCACAGTCAAGGAACTGCACAAATTgcttacaacaaaaaaacaatttgttCAAAAGGACTTAGCATAAAGATAAATGCACAGCGTGTATTATCAACAGCTGAATAGCGTGAACCTGAGCTGCATTCTGATTGGTGCAGAGGCGGCTCCCCAATCCCGCGCTCACCTCGGGGGTGTTGTGTCTCAGCCAATAGTAGGCCTCGCGGAAATCGTCGAAGATGATGCGGCTGCCGTCGCCGCCGCGGGCGGAGAGCACGATGGAGGGCGAGGAGTAGGCCTCGCTTGTCACCCAGGTGGAGTGGAAGGTGTAGGTGATGAGGAAGAAGGCCATGACGAGAATCATCCCGCTGGCCACCTGCAGACACGCCCGCACGAACCGTCACATCGTATTACCGTCACTCACACGTGGGCTCGAGTGCAtcaatgagctgtgtgtgaagtCTGTGCTCATTTTCTTCACGCTCTTTTCACCATTTTCTCCCAATCCAGAAAGCCCAATTGTATTCAAGAGCTGTGCAGCCCTTCGCAGTCATCAATTTGAAACAAGGAAATGTGTGCACTCTTCTAACACCAGTGACccaggaaccccccccccccccccatgtctgCACCTAGCTTTCATAACATGATGTTTATTTTGAAGGGGCCCATTCCTGACCTTGCAATACCAGTCTAGCTAATCTAAACCTTGCAGTGCCAGCCTAGCCAATCTCTCATAGGGCATTAACCCATGATAACCTAAGGATTGGGCAATCCAGCCCTGATCTTCTTCCCACCCGGGTAAATAACTGAAGAATTAAGTGCTacagattggccagactgtcttgcCCCCTGACTCCCAGAGAGGGTGGAAAACTACCATCTTTCGGCCCgtgaggactgtgatttgaggaacaggggtGCACGGTAAGCGCCTCTCACCTCGTTCTTGATGGGGTAGGTGGAGTCCTGCTGCTTCTTGGTCTTCTTGTCAGGACGGCTGATGTCCAGGTTCTTCATGTAGGTGGTGAGCACCTGGGACACACCGATGCCCGACAGGATGCACATGACCGGGGCCAGGACCAGCATGAGACGCACCTGCGGGGACCGTGACGTCACTCACATCGCCATGACGACCAGGCAAGACCACACCGCCGATAGCACCCATGATATCCCCAACTACAGACTTCATTCAAATCATGTAATAATAGTACATGGAAAATATCGTTTTGTCTAGCATGTctgtataaatgtttttgtgctaCATGTGATGAGTTGGTTGACTTGACGTCAAAACAAAGGAATAAGTACCTCACCGTAACAGAAGCTATGGCAGGTCTGGTAGATGCTACTCTAGAAGGGCAGAAGCCTTACCATGACTGCAGAGAAGTACATGCTGGTGACCCCGTACATGATGATGAAGATCCTGGCGTCGGACAGGTTGTTGAAGCAGTAGTACAGCCCCACTGTTGAGAGGAGGAAACGCATGAGCCGGAATGGCTACTTCCTGCCGTACCTCATGTTTGTGGCTGCCATAGGATAATGTGCATTATCACGGCACAGAACAGCAATATGCAATACACCATGAGCCTCCTGCTTCTCACCAGGGAACATGAAGACCAGCAGCTGCAGGTCAAAGTAGTAGGAGGACCAGGTGGTGGGCTGGTGCTCAGAGACGGAGGCGATGATGGGGATGTTGTTCTTCGCATAGGAGGGGTCCAGCAGGGAGTAGAAGCGCCCCGTCCAGGGAGAGATTTTACCTGCAATACACAAGCAGCAATGCATGGGGGTAAAAACATACTGGCCACTAGTCCTAGTCTAACCACCAACACCAGAGCACATCACAGATCTCAAGTTACCACAATCTAAGTGTTTGAACTGTTGAAAGAGGAGAGGAACTGTTCAGGTGATGGCATCAAAATTATGTTTCGGCCTAatttcagtgtaaaatattCCAATTCGACCATCTAACACAGTGCTCCTCacaccaggaccaggagtgaggaccattgatctaacatgtttaaaaatgctGCGTTACCACTTTAATCGTAAtcatatttaatttaactgCCAAATGAGGTACTAACTCAGAAGAAGGGGCAGTATATCAGTGCAATTGCGGCACGTACCAGTCAGCATGAGAACTGTCCCCACGGACAGCAGCGCGAAGCCCACCAGGGTGATGACGCTCTTGAAGAGGACCTCAAACTGCTGGGCGTTGAGCTTGCTGCGCAGGAAGTCCACGAAGGCGTGGATCTGGCACAGGCCGAAGACGCCGAACGCAGCCATGTGCTCCGAGGACTGCACCGGCTGCCATGGCAACGAGGGACAGCGGTCAGGTTACCGTCGCATTTCAATCCGGTGGCCAAAAACCCACTCATTGGGGGTTAACGATGTTATTTCAGGCTAGCGGGCTATTCTGGGACAACCGCCTCGCTCAGAATGTGTCAACAACCCAAAAGCGATTAGTTCGGGATCGGAACGCGCGGCTACATATTCCCACAGCATTAACAGAgagaatacacacacgcacacacacacacaaccaactGTTCTCTGCACTGCACTCCAAAAATAGCTGAGTCATTATCATAACATTTATGATTCTGCCAAGATCCCACGCACATATTTCAGAGCAGAACCAGACAGGATGGCAGCATTTTATgactttttttgtattatttaaagACAAGCTCACACGTAAAGGACAATGGGAAAGCTTGTGTTTCATTCCAAGTGGGCAGTGAAAAGGATAAACTGGGGTTGAGCCAAGATACATGCTTCAATGCTAAACCAAAGCCATTTCTCCCTTTTATCCATGCCCAAGGGGCCTATGCAGGATTCATGCGGCTTCAGATTCAGGTGATCTGAAGCCGCAAAATGGCCAACGTCACACATGACCGTGTCACTGCTgcaataaatgtgttaaatgtgcCGAATGTGTGAAATTACACCCAACAAAATCTGCCATTTTACATAAAACAAGGCCATTCTGCTGCACTGCAAAAGGTACAAACCTGCAAGTCTTAATTGTCGAAGCCCTCACTGATGCGATCAAAAACCCCAGAAAGTCAGCTAGCCAGGGCAGGAAACTTCTTTCACTAACTGGGCACAGTGACTGCTATATTAAAAAATTCACCAGCCATTATCACGGTTTTCCCAGACAGAGAAGACAAACTTACCACCCACAGAAAAAgaattactggcatttggctgGTGGCAGGAGTTAATTTTGCACCCGGGAACTACCCCTTTAAGAATAACAGCAACCTCCCTGCTTTCAGTCTGTGTTCAACATGTTAATGCGCTGCTCCAGTGAAATGCTTTGCGTTCCACCCATCCTCCTCATACTCAAGCGATATGTGTGCGTGGACTGAGGGGCCTGCCTCACCTGGAACCCCACgaaggagatctgcatggagagCACGGTGCCCAGGCAGTAGACGGTGCAGTAGGCCACGTAGATGCGGTGGGAGAAGCGTCCCGTCAGCATGAGCACCAGCACGTGCAGCGGGATCAGGTTAATCAGGAACACGTAGCCACCCCAGGACGACACCTGCCAGCCCGCGTTCCCATTGGACGGTAAAGAGGGACAGATAGGAGGACCGCGTTAAACCTGCCGTATCATTGGCCGTTTCTTCAGATCAGTCATTAACGCGTTTAACATCACTGCATcaacagtaataaaaaaagattttatgtaTGTAAAAGTTTTATATACATGTTTTTACAACATCAAAGTAATTGTGCGGCAAGTAATTTTTGCCTAAGAAGAAGGGATGTATGGTTTAATAGGTGTCAAGGTAACTTGTCCAACAGCATATAATACTGACACAAAAAACATGACCTAGAAATAGCTaatcagaaaataacacttCTGTAGCTCTGAAACCTTCTtaacagcacaccctgcaggcAGGAGGTCATCATTACAGCCAAAAGGCGCCTCCAACAATATCGCACAGCCATCCCTTAACCCGCACTCACCATGTAGAAGTAGGCCAGGGCACAGATGGAGGACCAGTAGACAGAGCCGGTCTTCACCGCTTTGATCCACATGTAGTAGGTCAGGAGCATGCAGAAGATGGCGATGCCTGCAGAGAGGAGATGAAAGAATGAACACGACAAACACGGAGCAGTGAGGGACATCCTTTTCTAGAAGATCTGGAAGGAGCCAGGAGGAGCCCCAGATCGGTGGCGCTCGTACCCTCGTTGTCGTAGGAGCCGGCGACGGAGCGGGAAATGTACCCGGGTACCACGGCGATCATGGCCGCGGCGAGGAGCCCGGCCCCGGCATCCTGGCGGGAAAGGACAGACGTGCGAGGTGAGGGACTCACTAATATTCAGCATGTAGGAGTGCTGATCTGGAATCAGGTTTACCGCATCCATTTCTGACCCTTATATTATGAGCCAAAAGGTAaaactgaccccagatcagcgCACCTGCGCTGAGACCCTTTATGAACACAGGCCCAGACCTGCACTGCATTCCTGCCTTCAATTTGCAACGTGATGGCTTGTGTAGGTGATACCACTCTGTCCATTTactattaaccctttgaagagtaggtctTTTTGGAACGGAATTAGTTTCTTGGAACTGTTGATTTCAGTTGTAATCATTGCAAGGCGACATTAGCtctggaggtaagagcggtcgtctgggtAGCCGGATCGATCCcgtgccctgggtgtgtcagtgtcccaTAACCCTCAATTGCCAGACACATAACcctcaattgctcctgatgagcaaTTGGGTAGGGCAGCCGGTGAATGCGTCTGAATCTGCTTTACATTTTCTGAGAACATGAAAACAGGCAGGAGGAAGAAGCCTGAAATACTCATACATAGGGAACAaagaatgttctcacaatgttactggaatgtttgtgAATGTTGTAACATTGCCACGACAAGACAGGagcattgtgagaatgttttgaaTCAGCTTAGTGATGAGGTTACttcgtgaacacacacacacacacacacacacacacacacacacacacacacacacgcacacacagtgcctCACCTTCAGCTCCCTGGTGAAGTGGTAGGTGACGATGACGgtgaaggaggagaagaggggggCCAGGAAGACGCAGACGTTGCGGATGTCGATGGTGATGTGGAAGaagtgtagtgtgtggtagagcAGCGCCGAGGTGATCATCAGgcctggagggggagggggagggggaggagtcagCTCCgctacgctaatgctaacactaacacacacacacccaaaaacaggccTGGGTCAACATCTGTGCTTACTGGGACTGACAAAAAccctatttttcattttgtgttcacAGATTGGCAAGGCAACTTTAGTGAGCGGTGACCACTACTGCAATACACTGAACAAATGTTGGggaacataaaaatgaaaacttgCATATAATTTAATGTTCATTGAATGTAGGCCATAGGTTCATCACGGACAGTTCCATGAATTTTAGACTGCAAACAAAGTCAGCTAGCACACAAAATTCAGTCATCTCAAAgcctcacccacacaccacaactGACATTCTCACAAAGCTAGTGAGCGCATTCATTCCCAATGAATCACATTCAACAGGCTAGCTAACCAAGagtcatttcaaatccattccCTCGATGGAGGAGTAGCTGCAACACTCTTTCACTAAAACAATCAGCTCACAATCTCTTGAAGAAAATAATCTCCAAAGCTCTCATAGACACTATCCTCATCGCTCAAAATGTGTTTGAACCCGCTCACAAAAACACACCTACATCTCAAACTCAGTTCCAACCCtcagacacaggtgcacacCTCCATCTCTAAAAATAAGTTCCAACACTCTCAAAGACACACTCCTCAATCTCTCAGTGAGTCCAAACAAAGTTGTGTACTTTTGCTCAGGGCAAATTGCCATTTGCAGAGTGTGTTCATGTCCATAAAACGCCATTTGCAGAGTCTGTTCATGTCCATGAAACAAACCCACATACCCACAGCAGTTTCCACTTTCACTGGAATTAGCTCCAATACACCCACACCATTATCCAAAAATCAGGTCCCCCGCAAGGCAGTAACAGTCCACTCCAACGCTGCAGTGCTAGGCAGTACCAAGGCTGCAACACTCTCCCAAACTGCAACTCTATCAAAGAGCTATAGTACGAAACACCAACAGGCAACCATAGTCGTCCTGTAGTTCCAATGGATATGAGAACAGGGGTTCATGAACCTGATTGTGACTTCTCCCATAGTGCTTTCAATCAACTACCTGTTTGAATAGGCAGTGCTCACGAAATCAATTAGTCACTGAACATATGACAGCTACCCTCATTTGGAGGGCATCATCATGAAGCCTGATTCTTTCATTTTGTGGTGGTTCCAGCATCTCATCTCAAAGTAACATGTTTATAATCATCCCATTGGTAAGCAGAAACCGTGTATTAATGCATGTATTGGATTATTCATCTCTCGTGTCCTTGGTGAAGCCAAGCTGACTGTGTCCATGGAAACCAGAGAGAGAACCCTGGAAGTGTAGCCCGTTTCATTTGTACCAGGGTAGATTGTGCCACCAATGATCCTGCCCAGTGGATACCATGCTCGGTCGTCAAACCAGTTATGGAATTTGTAGAATCCCTCTTCCGCCAAGAAACGGGTGGTACGGTAGTTGAAATACCTAAGAACAAAtggaaagaacaaaaatacTCAGCCTACTTAAAAATCCACTAAATCTATATCACAGACATGTATTTTTCCATTCACCATCAGACGGTGCTAAAATAAACAGGAACTAGCGGTTACCATGATATGTCTCTTATAAACCACACAGACACTTAGAGGAAAAGAAGGAAAGCTTACGGATCAAACTCGTGGATAACACTCTCGAACCTCAGCACTGAGAACAGCCGGGTGGAGAAAGCTATTGAcatagaaagagaaaaagaagttACATTTTGTCCTGATGGCACCATAGAAACATCTGAGAGGTCCATTATTTACACCACTGAATGCAGACATGGAGACGTGCAAAACACTCAAGACCTTGAGTCACACATTACTACAATGTGGGGAGTCAGGGTCGTGCCATAAGTCTTGAACAGAGGGGGCTTCGGGGGCACTTACACAGGATGGCAGCCATGGAGAGGATGAGCAGCTTTAGAAGCGTGTCCTGCTTCTCGTAGGACAGCCGCAAGAAGCCCAGCTTGGTCATCTTtgcgagggggggagggaggaccAACCCTAAATACCTACAGAGAAAAGGACCACAGCCATCAGCTGCATCCCCATAGCAACCTAGGCTATTCAAATTCAACAGACATCATGACGGTGGAAGCAGAACTTCAGGGTAGTTTGCGGAATGCGTGGATCGGTGTGGGTGTATGTTggttggggggggtggttgCCGGTTTTTCTACTGAAGTCCTGGGTTGAACAGTAAGCTACATTGTCATGTTTTCTTAATCATGAAATGCTACCATGCGCAATAACTATTAGTACAAATTTCCTTGTGCCGTATTTAAAATGAGGCGAACGCGCTTCCTGACTCCGTGAACAACTAGACTGACGTGGACTTCCGGTTGTACGTTAAGAGAATGTTTCCACATTTAGCTTTTTAGAAGAAAGCTGATGAATGATCTGCAAATGGAATCAAGGTTACTTTTCTGTGTCCGTGCAAGGgtaatagctaacgttagttaactACAAATAATTTTCCAGGCTAATCGACGTTAAAATGCACGACACCAAAAACGAGTCACTGCTGCGCAAGTAGCATCGAGTTGAGCTACATGACCTTAAGGTTACGATATCAAGTTCAAGTCCCGCAATCAATTGCGATTCAAATCGAAtaccaacagaaaataaatcgGGAAAGAGTTTCTCTTCAAATGCTTACTGGAGAGCCACTGTTAGGACACGTTCGGAAAGGAACCCTCAAAATCTGACAATTGAAAATGTGGCTGATGCCGACGCTACGCAAGCATTGTTACGACCTCACTTTTTGACAGTTTAATGGAATCTGGATGGCTAGAACGACGTTTTCTAAAACCCAGTCTACATTTGTGTATTGCCCCCATTTATCATCttctagctaagttagctactGCTAAACGTTACAAAtgactagctaacgttagctgaaaAGATGCTAAGTTAGTCTAGACAGTGGACCAGAAACTGTTGGCATGCTGACAGTAACCAATGTTCGAGCAACAGTATCATAAGATTTTGCACATCTATGTTCATATATATTGTAAAGATAGAAACAGTACAAGTTGCCTAGTTTTCTGAATTACCTTCTTTCATTAGCGACTCTCGCCCACTTCTCTTCTGCTTACAGCCACACTTTTCCACACACAAACCGTAGAGCTACTTTAGCCACACCCAACC contains:
- the stt3a gene encoding dolichyl-diphosphooligosaccharide--protein glycosyltransferase subunit STT3A, which codes for MTKLGFLRLSYEKQDTLLKLLILSMAAILSFSTRLFSVLRFESVIHEFDPYFNYRTTRFLAEEGFYKFHNWFDDRAWYPLGRIIGGTIYPGLMITSALLYHTLHFFHITIDIRNVCVFLAPLFSSFTVIVTYHFTRELKDAGAGLLAAAMIAVVPGYISRSVAGSYDNEGIAIFCMLLTYYMWIKAVKTGSVYWSSICALAYFYMVSSWGGYVFLINLIPLHVLVLMLTGRFSHRIYVAYCTVYCLGTVLSMQISFVGFQPVQSSEHMAAFGVFGLCQIHAFVDFLRSKLNAQQFEVLFKSVITLVGFALLSVGTVLMLTGKISPWTGRFYSLLDPSYAKNNIPIIASVSEHQPTTWSSYYFDLQLLVFMFPVGLYYCFNNLSDARIFIIMYGVTSMYFSAVMVRLMLVLAPVMCILSGIGVSQVLTTYMKNLDISRPDKKTKKQQDSTYPIKNEVASGMILVMAFFLITYTFHSTWVTSEAYSSPSIVLSARGGDGSRIIFDDFREAYYWLRHNTPEDAKVMSWWDYGYQITAMANRTILVDNNTWNNTHISRVGQAMASTEERAYEIMRELDVSYVLVIFGGLTGYSSDDINKFLWMVRIGGSTDTGRHIKEHDYYTPTGEFRVDREGSPVLLNCLMYKMCYYRFGQVYTEAKRPPGYDRVRNAEIGNKDFELDVLEEAYTTEHWLVRIYKVKDLDNRGLSRT